Proteins encoded by one window of Vampirovibrionales bacterium:
- the fliP gene encoding flagellar type III secretion system pore protein FliP (The bacterial flagellar biogenesis protein FliP forms a type III secretion system (T3SS)-type pore required for flagellar assembly.), with protein sequence MGMVALTLFYPTPLALAQNIGLPTLDIKVGSAASPQAVSNGLQILILLTVLTLAPAIVILATAFTRIVIVLSLTRQAIGSPQLPPNQVIVGLALILTFFVMAPTFNQVNGQAVQPYLQGKMPQEVAISKAMDPVRLFMFKQVQQKDVELFMGLAKLKRPRNAGDVPTHVLLPAFIISELKTAFQLGFVIFLPFLIIDVVVSSILVSMGMLFLPPSSISLPFKLILFVLVDGWSLICRALVTGFH encoded by the coding sequence ATGGGCATGGTGGCGCTGACGCTGTTCTACCCGACGCCCCTCGCGCTGGCACAAAATATCGGACTGCCGACGCTGGATATCAAGGTTGGCTCGGCCGCGAGCCCACAGGCCGTCAGTAACGGGCTTCAGATTCTGATCTTACTCACCGTACTGACGCTGGCGCCCGCAATTGTGATTCTGGCGACCGCGTTTACGCGGATCGTGATCGTGTTATCTCTGACGCGGCAAGCGATCGGCTCGCCACAACTTCCTCCCAATCAGGTAATCGTAGGGCTCGCTCTGATTTTAACGTTTTTTGTGATGGCGCCGACATTCAATCAGGTGAATGGTCAAGCCGTACAGCCATATTTACAAGGAAAAATGCCCCAGGAAGTTGCCATCTCCAAAGCCATGGATCCAGTAAGGCTATTCATGTTTAAGCAGGTACAGCAAAAAGACGTCGAGCTGTTTATGGGGCTCGCCAAACTTAAGCGCCCGCGAAACGCAGGCGATGTTCCTACGCACGTACTGTTACCGGCTTTTATTATTAGTGAGTTAAAAACGGCCTTCCAATTAGGATTTGTGATTTTTCTACCCTTCTTGATTATTGACGTGGTCGTCTCTAGCATTCTCGTTTCGATGGGGATGCTATTTTTGCCGCCGTCGAGTATTTCTTTGCCGTTTAAACTTATCTTATTCGTGCTGGTAGATGGCTGGTCGTTGATTTGTCGCGCATTGGTGACGGGCTTCCATTAG
- the fliQ gene encoding flagellar biosynthesis protein FliQ — protein MTQTTLIDLLQQAIWLMVLLSAPILIVSLVVGVAISIFQAVTQIQESTLTFVPKILASFLVFVLTAPWLVETMTTYTARLLASLMTYAH, from the coding sequence ATGACGCAAACGACGTTAATTGATTTGCTACAGCAAGCCATTTGGTTGATGGTCCTATTGTCTGCGCCGATTTTAATCGTCAGCCTTGTAGTAGGGGTAGCTATCTCTATTTTTCAAGCAGTCACTCAGATTCAGGAATCCACACTAACGTTTGTTCCCAAAATTCTGGCGTCGTTTCTGGTATTCGTGCTAACAGCCCCTTGGCTGGTAGAAACCATGACGACCTATACAGCGCGCTTACTCGCGTCATTAATGACTTATGCGCATTAA
- a CDS encoding TIGR04552 family protein, with translation MTEAAPPSPREGRKFRPVTYPTDVAGLAMPWETLEAVVYGVSSIDLTSIPLHSREDAARFLLSYGYDFAQPADRAEVAALFKEAAQFINERFLKNSPQWEEKGEPASPAAAVPRMLAQSSDPLDLMVMASRQDQEGYWACAILKVMHTLSHIENGPYYRQFLEARQQILSLFERTLSKDEAGYYTLPGLYNAPGLSLYGFEAKSQKTRESTLVKLLCKKGNVAENVTDWVGVRFITHTSADAVRVLRTLLDRQVIVFPNIIPSRSRNTLLDLGGFRAQYDALQAAIERGEQDLEEMDALFRQFGSNGDDDGERGSFKSHNPASSDEYRSLQITCRHLIRIRSGSDAAETRFFIPYEIQILDRASYFESRHGASAHQIYKQKQIATARRRVLGPLLRENIQPQ, from the coding sequence ATGACAGAAGCCGCTCCTCCTTCTCCCAGGGAAGGCCGTAAGTTCAGACCCGTCACCTACCCCACGGACGTGGCAGGGCTTGCCATGCCATGGGAAACGCTTGAAGCCGTCGTCTACGGGGTCTCTTCGATTGATTTAACTTCAATCCCTCTGCACTCTCGAGAAGACGCCGCCCGGTTTTTGTTGAGCTATGGGTACGACTTCGCGCAGCCCGCCGATCGCGCGGAAGTTGCGGCTCTTTTTAAGGAAGCCGCGCAGTTTATCAATGAACGATTCCTTAAAAACAGTCCGCAATGGGAAGAAAAAGGCGAGCCGGCTTCGCCCGCCGCCGCCGTGCCGCGGATGCTTGCCCAGTCTTCCGACCCGCTAGACCTGATGGTGATGGCGTCTCGCCAGGATCAAGAAGGCTATTGGGCCTGCGCGATTCTCAAAGTGATGCACACGTTATCGCATATTGAAAACGGGCCATACTACCGGCAATTTCTGGAAGCGCGCCAGCAGATTCTCAGCCTGTTTGAGCGAACCCTGTCAAAAGACGAGGCGGGCTACTATACCTTGCCGGGCCTCTATAACGCCCCAGGCTTGAGCCTCTACGGTTTTGAAGCCAAGAGCCAGAAAACCCGCGAAAGCACCTTGGTCAAATTGCTCTGCAAAAAGGGCAACGTGGCGGAAAACGTGACCGACTGGGTCGGCGTCCGCTTTATTACGCATACCAGCGCCGATGCGGTGCGCGTTTTGCGGACGTTGCTGGATCGCCAAGTCATTGTTTTTCCCAATATCATTCCGAGCCGTTCGCGTAATACGCTGTTGGATTTGGGTGGATTTCGCGCCCAATATGATGCGCTGCAAGCGGCGATTGAGCGAGGAGAGCAAGATTTAGAGGAAATGGACGCGTTGTTTCGGCAATTTGGCTCGAATGGTGACGATGACGGCGAACGGGGAAGCTTTAAAAGCCATAACCCCGCCAGCTCAGACGAATACCGTTCATTACAAATCACATGCCGTCATCTGATCCGCATCCGTTCTGGCTCGGATGCAGCCGAAACCCGGTTCTTCATTCCCTATGAAATCCAGATTCTGGATCGCGCCAGCTATTTTGAAAGCCGCCATGGGGCAAGCGCCCACCAGATCTATAAACAAAAGCAGATCGCCACCGCGCGACGCCGCGTGCTCGGTCCTTTGCTGCGCGAGAACATCCAGCCTCAGTAG
- a CDS encoding mechanosensitive ion channel family protein: MQSDWLTALDSVFWGNAVRVWIVAFVTAGGGYLLLWTARTIGGGYLQKLAGKTPMEIDNFVADLVSSIHPVPMLCVTLWLASSLLRLPPSAAHIFQVLPWVACLLQLALWAGRFADFLFGRYLASRASEAERLTAKTMLGPVRAIAMLVFWLLLLAIGLQNMGMNVTALITGLGIGGVAVALAVQNTLKDVIGAFSIVMDKPFIVGDFIGLDDFSGTVQHIGIKNTRIRAVGGEELIVPNGDLLKGRIRNFRRMMARRVSFQMTLDHDVPIDKLSAAALLAKEVVESQGPPARFDRAHICAFTLTGRTLEVVYFVESPDFNQHMDVLQAIQLELARKLEEAQVILARNESLLPRSG; the protein is encoded by the coding sequence ATGCAAAGCGATTGGCTGACCGCGCTGGATAGCGTTTTTTGGGGAAACGCCGTGCGCGTATGGATTGTCGCATTTGTCACGGCCGGCGGCGGCTATCTGCTTTTGTGGACGGCGCGAACCATCGGGGGAGGCTATCTCCAGAAACTCGCCGGAAAAACCCCGATGGAGATTGATAATTTCGTCGCCGATCTGGTTTCTTCAATCCATCCTGTCCCCATGCTGTGCGTGACGTTGTGGCTGGCATCGTCGCTGCTGCGCCTACCTCCTTCGGCGGCTCATATTTTTCAGGTTCTGCCCTGGGTTGCCTGCCTGTTGCAGTTGGCGTTGTGGGCGGGCCGTTTTGCTGACTTCCTGTTTGGTCGATATCTGGCCAGTCGCGCTAGCGAAGCCGAACGCTTGACGGCAAAAACTATGCTCGGGCCTGTTCGTGCAATTGCGATGCTTGTCTTTTGGCTCCTGTTGCTGGCTATCGGCTTACAAAATATGGGTATGAATGTCACGGCGCTTATTACGGGCCTTGGGATTGGCGGCGTTGCTGTGGCGTTAGCGGTTCAAAACACGCTTAAAGATGTGATCGGCGCGTTTTCAATCGTCATGGATAAACCTTTTATCGTCGGCGATTTTATTGGCCTGGACGATTTCTCGGGAACTGTCCAGCATATCGGGATTAAAAACACGCGAATTCGCGCCGTCGGGGGAGAAGAACTGATTGTTCCCAATGGCGACCTTCTGAAGGGTCGCATCCGTAATTTTCGGCGCATGATGGCCCGTCGGGTTTCTTTCCAGATGACGCTGGACCACGACGTGCCGATCGATAAACTCTCTGCGGCTGCGTTGCTGGCAAAAGAAGTCGTGGAGAGTCAAGGTCCTCCCGCTCGCTTCGATCGCGCCCATATTTGCGCTTTTACGCTGACGGGACGAACGCTGGAAGTGGTTTATTTCGTCGAGAGCCCCGACTTTAATCAGCACATGGACGTCTTACAGGCCATTCAGCTAGAACTCGCCCGAAAGCTGGAAGAGGCGCAGGTGATCCTGGCGAGAAACGAAAGCCTTTTGCCTCGGTCCGGTTAA
- a CDS encoding class I SAM-dependent methyltransferase: MTTSLLNAPSRLSLPQALPWRKVLPRPSLCDRDAFLLAMAQGKRVLHVGATDAPLTEDRLQTGELLHLKLRRVASALTGVDIDEPSVQRLRETTGVDDVLLADMTDLPEALNPRLCEPFDLIYCCDVIEHVSNPGQLLAGLRRLCPSHGRVVITTPNALSLKGALRPFFLGKEFAHPDHVAYFSFSTLATLMRRHGLEPTGYGVFAYPTPNAFAASVFNGLYRLSPSSAEGFFLIGEPATEITAQ, from the coding sequence ATGACGACCTCTCTTCTCAATGCTCCCTCTCGCCTGTCTCTGCCGCAAGCGTTGCCGTGGCGCAAGGTTTTGCCGCGACCGTCGCTGTGCGATCGCGACGCCTTCTTGCTGGCGATGGCGCAAGGCAAGCGCGTACTGCATGTGGGCGCAACCGATGCTCCACTGACAGAGGATCGTTTGCAAACGGGAGAATTGTTGCATCTTAAATTGCGCCGAGTCGCAAGCGCACTGACAGGCGTTGATATTGACGAGCCTTCGGTGCAACGACTGCGCGAGACGACAGGCGTCGACGATGTGCTGCTGGCGGATATGACGGATCTGCCTGAGGCGTTGAATCCTCGCTTATGCGAGCCCTTCGATCTCATTTACTGCTGCGACGTTATTGAACACGTTAGCAATCCAGGCCAACTGTTAGCCGGGTTAAGGCGTCTTTGCCCGTCCCATGGGCGGGTGGTCATTACCACGCCAAACGCCTTGAGCTTAAAAGGCGCGCTACGACCTTTCTTTTTAGGCAAAGAATTCGCCCATCCCGATCATGTTGCCTACTTTTCGTTTTCTACTCTCGCCACGCTGATGCGTCGACATGGGCTGGAACCCACCGGATATGGCGTGTTTGCTTACCCGACGCCCAATGCCTTTGCCGCCAGCGTGTTTAACGGGTTGTATCGATTGAGCCCCAGTAGCGCTGAGGGATTCTTCTTGATTGGAGAGCCCGCGACTGAGATTACAGCCCAGTAA
- a CDS encoding glycosyltransferase: MRAPEEFAILRDRRYHQVVARDAQRQVLRRGVHRLAGLYERLVWHRRWQDIALIPEQGRRQKLSTCIITMNAESRIRPLLEYIRPFSDEIVVGVDSKTTDNTFQACEGLADELFTIENDAPTCNGGLEALVKRCHGDWVLRLDDDEFPEPAFARFKDGLLSSELFTHYKLPRLHLSSVERDPLEISGPAPYHLSWIRDGYLYPDFQLRLFRNDPALLSFPGPVGHGSIQCEGRRGKLNSVHLVHLNLAMNPRFAREQKLDRYIARHNGGWVHPVNELALLFENFKYKIEPYRYPDEAFITLISEITLHQRELLQAQQPEEDLQNMGTLGDPTSLLS; this comes from the coding sequence GTGCGCGCCCCTGAAGAATTCGCGATCTTGCGAGATCGTCGTTATCACCAAGTCGTCGCCCGTGATGCGCAACGGCAAGTTTTGCGACGCGGCGTTCACCGACTTGCAGGCCTATACGAGCGTCTTGTCTGGCACAGGCGATGGCAGGATATAGCGCTAATTCCAGAGCAAGGACGACGTCAAAAACTTTCCACCTGCATTATCACCATGAATGCAGAATCCCGTATTCGCCCATTATTAGAGTATATTCGCCCTTTTAGCGATGAAATCGTCGTGGGAGTGGACTCCAAAACAACGGACAATACCTTTCAGGCTTGTGAGGGATTAGCTGACGAACTATTCACGATTGAGAATGACGCGCCTACTTGCAATGGCGGTCTTGAGGCGTTAGTAAAACGCTGTCATGGCGATTGGGTGCTCAGACTGGATGATGATGAGTTCCCAGAACCGGCCTTTGCTCGATTTAAGGACGGCCTGCTATCAAGCGAGCTGTTTACCCACTATAAGTTACCGCGACTGCATTTGTCGTCGGTTGAGCGCGATCCGCTCGAGATTTCCGGACCGGCTCCTTACCACTTGTCGTGGATTCGGGATGGGTATCTGTATCCTGATTTTCAGTTGCGCCTGTTTCGAAATGACCCGGCCCTGTTGAGCTTCCCGGGCCCGGTCGGGCATGGCAGCATTCAATGCGAAGGACGCCGCGGAAAACTCAATAGCGTCCACCTTGTCCATTTAAATCTGGCGATGAACCCACGTTTTGCGCGTGAACAAAAACTTGATCGCTATATTGCGCGTCATAACGGCGGGTGGGTGCATCCGGTTAACGAGCTGGCTTTATTATTTGAAAATTTCAAGTATAAAATTGAACCCTATCGATATCCCGATGAAGCGTTTATCACGCTGATATCTGAGATAACACTGCACCAACGCGAATTACTACAAGCCCAACAACCAGAAGAGGACCTCCAGAATATGGGCACGCTGGGCGACCCCACCTCTTTACTCTCCTGA
- a CDS encoding DUF4013 domain-containing protein — protein MANKTRFQFNFRHALEYPFRNWVACVLTPGLVYLAVMMAGFAFNCVITLVGVLVTFVYFGSDGVQQALQPDVWNPTIWSGVRELIQLKSVSDGLDLLSLPFMPSKALFSLFRILGQIVSSMTGMVFTVYFYGFQWHLLDVWRREGLDAPGPGVRLMKEFLKDGWKPFVFYMAINLLVLIPVMFMFGAAAILGANMPDTVAYFMMIFFVIMLMGCIVSLALSPYWLAPLAQSSQTRKFRDLWDISKAIQLVQGRYWRILTAMLLNLGMAMGYFLVTAIFGVVTCCLGFLASPFLLYGALPVSCLHLLAQAYNSPLQPLSIEDGSLGSV, from the coding sequence ATGGCAAATAAGACGCGATTTCAGTTTAACTTCCGTCACGCGTTAGAATATCCTTTCCGCAATTGGGTTGCCTGTGTGCTGACGCCTGGCTTGGTTTATCTGGCCGTGATGATGGCGGGATTCGCGTTCAATTGTGTCATTACGTTGGTAGGCGTGCTGGTGACGTTTGTCTATTTCGGCTCAGATGGCGTCCAACAAGCGCTTCAGCCAGATGTCTGGAACCCGACTATTTGGAGTGGTGTCCGTGAGCTGATCCAGCTGAAAAGTGTGTCGGACGGATTAGACCTCTTGTCTTTACCCTTTATGCCTTCAAAAGCCTTATTTTCGCTCTTTCGCATTTTGGGACAAATTGTGTCCAGCATGACGGGAATGGTTTTCACGGTCTATTTTTATGGGTTTCAATGGCATCTGTTGGACGTCTGGAGGCGGGAGGGGTTGGATGCGCCTGGGCCCGGCGTTCGTTTGATGAAAGAGTTTTTAAAAGACGGTTGGAAACCGTTCGTTTTTTATATGGCGATTAACCTGCTTGTTCTGATTCCTGTCATGTTTATGTTTGGCGCAGCGGCGATATTAGGTGCGAACATGCCGGATACGGTCGCGTATTTTATGATGATATTTTTCGTTATAATGTTGATGGGCTGTATCGTAAGCCTTGCGCTCTCGCCTTACTGGCTGGCTCCTCTGGCGCAGAGTTCGCAAACTCGAAAATTTCGAGATTTATGGGATATTTCGAAGGCAATCCAGTTGGTTCAAGGTCGTTACTGGCGAATTCTCACGGCGATGCTTTTAAACCTCGGGATGGCGATGGGGTATTTCCTTGTGACGGCCATTTTTGGGGTTGTTACCTGTTGCCTTGGTTTTCTCGCCTCTCCCTTCTTATTGTATGGCGCATTGCCCGTCAGTTGTTTACATTTGCTTGCGCAGGCGTATAATTCTCCGCTACAGCCTCTTTCGATAGAAGACGGATCGCTGGGTTCTGTTTGA
- the fliR gene encoding flagellar biosynthetic protein FliR, with translation MDLNLLTVGTVVTFLLILTRLSGMLVSSPLFSGQSIPAQIKIAIAIGLTLTLFPLHAAAKSYHAPDNLIQLSALLAQEFVIGLCIGFTADLIFAGIRMAGEFIGFQMGLSISNLLDPQSGTVMPLMGQLLYIFAFMAFLSLNIHHGLIVAVDRSFSWLPIGNGLTRLDLLFERFLHFGAEMFGLALALALPVIGILFIAEIALAFVAKVMPQMNIFMVALPLKVALGLLLISLSAPFLHGYLSDQYAGLIQNLLGLYQRVS, from the coding sequence ATGGATTTAAATCTCCTTACGGTTGGCACCGTCGTCACATTTCTGCTCATTTTGACGCGCTTGAGCGGAATGCTTGTTAGCTCGCCGCTTTTTTCTGGTCAGAGTATCCCGGCGCAGATTAAAATTGCCATCGCAATTGGCTTAACGCTCACGTTGTTTCCGCTTCATGCGGCAGCCAAAAGCTATCATGCGCCAGACAATTTGATTCAGCTAAGCGCGTTACTGGCTCAGGAGTTTGTCATTGGTCTGTGTATCGGATTCACGGCGGATTTAATTTTCGCCGGTATTCGAATGGCAGGAGAATTCATTGGATTCCAAATGGGGTTAAGCATTTCTAACCTCTTAGATCCACAAAGCGGGACTGTCATGCCCCTGATGGGGCAATTGCTGTATATTTTTGCGTTTATGGCATTTTTAAGTCTAAACATCCACCACGGACTCATTGTCGCTGTAGACCGCAGTTTTTCATGGCTACCGATCGGTAACGGGCTAACGCGACTGGATTTACTCTTCGAGCGATTTCTGCATTTTGGAGCAGAAATGTTTGGACTGGCGCTGGCGCTGGCTTTACCTGTCATCGGCATTCTGTTTATTGCAGAAATTGCCCTTGCCTTTGTCGCGAAGGTAATGCCGCAAATGAATATCTTTATGGTAGCGCTGCCGCTAAAAGTAGCGCTCGGATTATTATTAATTTCTCTTTCTGCCCCGTTTCTACACGGCTACCTCTCAGATCAATATGCCGGGCTTATTCAAAATCTGCTGGGCCTGTACCAGCGGGTCTCGTAA
- a CDS encoding cation transporter, whose product MAIQFTTPKLPTQDTQHNAHQVKRVLWVTLGLNFLVAGAKLILGFMTGTLSLIADGFHSLLDGSSNVVALIAIRLSASPPDPEHPYGHRKFEAFGAMIISFFLFLASFNVLQETVNRFIHPQISAPNVSWLNYAVVVGSLLVSLWVTRYESRRGRELGSPLLLADAQHTLADVYSLGSVLIALAAIQLGWVWVDAVAATFIVVMIFRAGYGIITAHLGALVDGAALDDKQIEAVALQVPGVRSCHKIRSRGMDHHVFVDLHIQVDSSLTVEQAHRIADAVEQALYAMPGAGIQDVLVHVEEFEGETLSPLSGGCAQSV is encoded by the coding sequence ATGGCTATTCAATTCACAACGCCTAAATTGCCGACTCAAGATACGCAGCACAATGCCCATCAAGTTAAACGCGTATTATGGGTAACACTAGGCCTTAATTTCCTGGTCGCGGGAGCCAAATTAATATTGGGGTTTATGACGGGGACTCTCAGCCTCATTGCGGACGGTTTCCATTCGCTGCTGGACGGCTCTTCCAATGTCGTCGCTTTAATCGCGATAAGACTGTCGGCCTCGCCGCCCGATCCAGAACATCCTTACGGTCACCGTAAGTTTGAAGCGTTTGGCGCCATGATTATTTCGTTTTTCCTGTTTCTGGCAAGCTTTAATGTGTTGCAGGAAACCGTTAATCGTTTTATCCATCCACAGATATCCGCTCCCAACGTGTCCTGGTTGAATTATGCTGTAGTCGTCGGGTCGCTTCTGGTGAGTTTATGGGTAACGCGCTACGAAAGTCGGCGCGGACGAGAACTGGGCAGCCCCCTGCTTTTGGCTGACGCCCAACACACGCTGGCAGACGTCTATAGCCTGGGCTCCGTACTGATTGCGCTGGCGGCCATTCAGTTGGGGTGGGTGTGGGTGGATGCCGTGGCGGCAACCTTTATTGTGGTGATGATTTTCCGCGCCGGATATGGCATTATTACAGCGCATCTTGGCGCATTGGTAGACGGGGCGGCGCTCGACGACAAGCAAATTGAGGCCGTGGCGCTTCAAGTGCCGGGAGTTCGCAGTTGTCATAAAATTCGCAGCCGTGGAATGGACCATCACGTGTTCGTGGATCTGCATATTCAGGTGGATTCGTCGTTAACCGTGGAGCAGGCGCATCGAATCGCCGATGCGGTGGAACAAGCGCTTTACGCCATGCCGGGTGCGGGCATTCAGGACGTGCTGGTGCATGTAGAAGAATTTGAGGGAGAAACGCTCTCTCCTTTAAGCGGGGGATGTGCTCAAAGCGTCTAA
- a CDS encoding DUF5069 domain-containing protein, which translates to MAAFKFSSLAFSSGTQAPAAPDLAKTPPRSPGAMLGPFVLLPRILDKCRATLAETQGDYQFNCSLDRRFFDFTRIDPTFFKAEVAGGKTDEEMLAWVRKHSDAQDESKILAWTYQTRTNRPESPERMARFESLRLELCPDNPYVETWFELLDADEGRFPPRHR; encoded by the coding sequence ATGGCCGCTTTCAAGTTTTCATCTCTTGCCTTTTCCTCTGGAACGCAGGCTCCTGCGGCCCCCGATTTGGCGAAGACCCCGCCTCGCAGCCCTGGCGCAATGCTGGGCCCTTTTGTGTTGCTGCCGCGTATTCTAGACAAATGCCGCGCCACGCTTGCTGAAACCCAGGGAGATTATCAATTCAATTGTTCACTGGATCGTCGTTTCTTCGATTTTACCCGCATTGACCCGACGTTTTTCAAGGCGGAAGTGGCTGGCGGCAAGACGGATGAAGAGATGCTGGCCTGGGTGAGAAAGCATAGCGACGCGCAAGACGAGTCTAAGATTCTGGCGTGGACGTATCAAACGCGCACCAACCGTCCAGAGTCGCCCGAGCGGATGGCTCGTTTTGAAAGCTTGCGCTTGGAACTATGCCCCGATAACCCGTATGTCGAGACATGGTTTGAGCTGCTCGACGCCGACGAGGGACGCTTTCCGCCGCGTCATCGATAA
- a CDS encoding cob(I)yrinic acid a,c-diamide adenosyltransferase, with amino-acid sequence MDARFNPSQNEPFNMLPPGAFETSAQQRGYIHVYTGLGKGKTTASLGLTLRALGRGFRVLLIMFAKGGDHYGELFALRQLRPAIAARLTVVQAGLDRIVFSSNANAQDAEKMRYGWALAKRAAQGLQYDLLVMDEANIALDLGFIDREEMLAFLCDKPPALEIVLTGRRAHPDILAVADLVSDVQPLKHYWQQGVRARPGIEY; translated from the coding sequence GTGGACGCGCGTTTTAATCCATCTCAAAATGAGCCGTTTAACATGTTGCCGCCCGGCGCGTTTGAGACGTCTGCCCAGCAGCGCGGCTATATTCACGTCTATACGGGTCTGGGTAAGGGTAAAACCACGGCCTCTTTGGGATTAACGCTTCGGGCTTTGGGGCGAGGCTTTCGCGTGTTGCTCATTATGTTTGCAAAAGGCGGCGATCATTACGGTGAGTTGTTTGCGCTACGTCAATTGCGCCCGGCTATTGCTGCCCGGCTGACGGTGGTACAAGCGGGGCTGGATCGCATCGTGTTTTCAAGTAACGCCAATGCGCAAGATGCCGAAAAAATGCGCTATGGCTGGGCGTTGGCCAAACGTGCCGCCCAAGGTTTGCAGTACGATTTATTGGTAATGGATGAAGCCAATATTGCCCTGGATTTAGGGTTTATTGATCGAGAAGAGATGCTGGCTTTTTTGTGCGACAAGCCGCCTGCACTGGAAATCGTCCTGACGGGTCGTCGCGCGCATCCAGATATCCTTGCGGTTGCAGATTTGGTGAGTGATGTGCAGCCGTTGAAGCATTATTGGCAACAAGGGGTGCGCGCCCGTCCCGGAATTGAATATTAA
- the flhB gene encoding flagellar biosynthesis protein FlhB, which translates to MASENRTEKPTSKRLEDARKEGQVARSQDLNGAIMLATATAIFGLVGPYTYNTIFGMTRYSYSQLLVIASRPEQFTPLLISAAQSIIGLIFPFMLAIATMAILGNLVQVKPMITPKAVMPKLDKINPLSGFKRMFSMRSMVEVAKALLKMGVITGCAWAVIASSQDQLLGISGQEPGVAVGVILQVVGNLAITASAVFFVLGLVDYFYQKYEFEKQLRMSRQEIKDEHKNMEGDPQIKRKIREAGIQMARRRQLAAVKTADVVVTNPTHFAVAIQYDPDISPAPRVVAKGQDYFALKMREVAKEAGVPTFENKPLAQSLFKLVEVDAMIPAELFVAVAEVLAVVFAKRGGRRATKKRRD; encoded by the coding sequence ATGGCTTCTGAGAACAGAACCGAAAAGCCTACATCCAAAAGGCTAGAAGATGCGCGCAAAGAGGGACAGGTCGCCCGCAGCCAGGATTTAAACGGCGCAATTATGCTGGCGACCGCTACCGCAATTTTCGGACTGGTGGGACCTTATACTTACAACACGATTTTTGGGATGACTCGCTATAGCTATTCTCAATTACTGGTGATTGCATCTCGTCCCGAACAATTTACGCCATTATTAATCAGTGCGGCGCAAAGCATTATCGGATTGATTTTCCCCTTTATGCTTGCCATCGCAACCATGGCGATATTGGGCAATCTGGTGCAAGTAAAGCCCATGATCACGCCCAAGGCAGTGATGCCAAAACTCGATAAAATCAATCCACTTTCAGGGTTTAAGCGTATGTTTTCTATGCGATCGATGGTCGAAGTGGCCAAAGCGCTGCTAAAAATGGGAGTCATTACCGGTTGCGCGTGGGCGGTAATTGCCAGTTCGCAAGACCAATTGCTCGGGATCAGTGGACAAGAGCCCGGCGTGGCCGTCGGCGTTATTTTACAGGTTGTCGGGAATTTAGCGATCACGGCCTCAGCCGTTTTTTTTGTACTCGGTCTCGTAGATTATTTCTATCAAAAATACGAGTTTGAAAAACAGTTGCGGATGAGCCGCCAGGAAATCAAAGATGAGCATAAAAACATGGAAGGCGACCCGCAGATTAAACGTAAAATTCGCGAAGCCGGGATCCAGATGGCGCGGCGCCGGCAGTTAGCGGCCGTCAAAACGGCGGATGTCGTCGTGACCAACCCCACCCACTTTGCCGTCGCCATTCAATATGATCCCGATATCAGCCCCGCGCCGCGCGTAGTCGCCAAAGGACAGGATTATTTTGCGCTCAAGATGCGAGAAGTTGCAAAAGAGGCAGGCGTTCCCACCTTCGAAAATAAGCCGCTCGCGCAATCACTGTTTAAACTGGTTGAAGTCGACGCCATGATTCCCGCCGAATTATTCGTCGCCGTAGCCGAAGTGTTAGCGGTGGTTTTCGCCAAACGTGGCGGACGGCGCGCAACAAAAAAGCGGCGCGACTAA
- a CDS encoding nucleotidyltransferase family protein: MRIVRQYGAYNLRVFGSVAQGRETPDSDVDFLAEFEEGRSILDQIGMIEDLERLLGRSVDVADPSTLHWFVRERILGEAYPL; this comes from the coding sequence ATGAGAATTGTCCGACAGTATGGCGCGTATAATCTTCGCGTGTTCGGCTCGGTGGCTCAAGGACGGGAGACGCCGGACAGTGATGTGGATTTTCTGGCGGAATTTGAGGAAGGGCGTAGCATTCTGGACCAGATTGGGATGATTGAGGATCTGGAGAGATTGTTGGGCCGTTCTGTGGATGTGGCGGATCCGTCTACGTTGCACTGGTTTGTGCGGGAACGGATTTTGGGTGAAGCTTACCCGCTATGA